AAGAAGCTGAAGAGCGGTGCTGCTGGCCTGGTCTATGATTCTTTCCCGTGAACCTCCGAAACGAAATTCCCCTGTATAAGATTTCACTCCATATTGCACACATAACCAGGTCGTTCCCACGGGTTTTTCATCGCTTCCCCCACCGGGGCCAGCAATCCCGGAGGTGGCAATGGCTGTGTCTGTTCCCAGTGCCTCCCGTGCACCACAGGCCATTTGTTCCACCACTTCCCCGGAAACGGCCCCCTTTTCTTTGATCAGTAAGGGATCCACCCCAAGCACTTCTGTTTTTATGCGGTTCTGATAGGCGATCACCGATCCGGTGAAGTAGTCCGAGCTGCCCGGAACCGCGGTGATCAATCTGGCAATATTTCCGCCGGTACAACTTTCCGCAGTGGCAAGGGTTAAACCCCGCTCCCGCAGGAGAATCCCGAGGGACTCCTCCAGGGAAATATCGTCAAAGCCAAAAATATGTTCGGGGATGATTTCCAATAGTTTACCTATAATTACATCAAGTATTTGTTTTGAATCTTCGGCACATTTGTCAATCACAGTCAAACGCAACCTGACAATACCCGGCCTGGGCAAATAGGCCAGTTTCACACAGGCGGGCAGGGCGTTTTCCCAGTTACGCAGCATGTCTGCCAGGTAGGATTCAGGAACCCCCTGGGTCATAATGGTCCGGTGAACCACATGAGGCACCTGGTTCATTCTGCGGATTTCAGGGATCACATGGTCCTCCATCAGGCCCTTCATTTCGTATGGAACCCCTGGCAAAGAGATCAGAATGGAACCATCCTTCTCGAACCACATTCCGGGCGCCGTTCCGTGATTATTCATCAACACCCGGCAAACTTCCGGCACATCGGCCTGTCTGAGGTTGGATTCAATCATGGAACGGCCGCGTTCTCTGAAAAAGGTGGTAATTTTTTCCAGTACCTCCGGATGGCTTACCAGCTTGCTGTTAAAATAGGCTGCAAGAGTCTGTTTGGTGATGTCATCCCGGGTTGGCCCCAATCCCCCGGTCATAATCAGCAGATCGTACCGCCCCATAAACCTGTCGAGCGTTTCGGTGATCTGACCGGCCTCATCTGAAACGGTCACCATCTCCCCCACCTGAACTCCAAGAGTGTTCAGTTGCTGAGAAATCCACACGGCATTGGTGTCGGCCACCTGCCCGATCAGGATCTCATCCCCTATGGTAATCAGGACACTTTTCATTTATCCGCTGGTTTTTTCAGCTGCCTGGCAAAAATATACAAATTAAATGTAAATTTGTCACTGCTGCGGGAGTAGCTCAGTGGTAGAGCATCAGCTTCCCAAGCTGAGGGTCGTGGGTTCGAACCCCATTTCCCGCTCTTTTAGTGAAAGGACTTATGGCTTTTCAGCTGTAAGTCCTTTTTTTTTGCAATTGCTCACTACTCCTGCAGTTCATTGATTTTATAACTTTTCCGGTTCTATTTCGTAATCTTACAAGGTAATAACGATGCGTATTCCATCTCGTATATCTTAAATGTATAATAATATGGATCAAAAGAATCAGACTTTTTATGCACCAGCAGAGAGGGACTAACTGAGTGAGGTAGTGCGTCAGAAGGTGAGCATTGAAGCATCCGAATTTCTGGACAGGGTGATGGCCAAAACGCCCTATATGTTTTTAATATTGAATGATAAAAGGCAGGTTATATACAGTAATCACCTGCTGATGAATCACCTGGGATATCAGGACATGGATAAACTGGTAGGCTTTCGCCCTGGCGAATTATTCAGTTGCATACATTCCAATAAAGAACCAGGTGGATGCGGAACATCAGAAAATTGCAGGTATTGTGGGGCAGTAAACGCAGTCCTCAGAAGTCAAAAAATGAATGATCTGGTGATTGAAGAGGCCATGATCAATATGAATATCAACGGTAAGATAATACCGGCAAATTACAACGTCTCCTCCAAACCATTCGACTGGAGAGGAGAATCTTTCTTTATAGTGACTCTGGAGGATATCAGTCCGGTAAAAAGGAAAGAACAGCTTGAAAAGACTTTCTTTCACGATATTAAGAACAAGGCAGGCACAATCAACGGTTTTTTAAAACTTATTCAGGAGAATGGTATTGGAAATGGCACCTACCTGGAAATTGCAGAAAGAGGAATTTCTGAACTTCTTGAGGACATCACCTATCAGCAAAAACTGCTGGAAGCTGAAGCGGGAAATATGGTGATTCATGCAGAGCCAATCTCTGTGCGGACCATCCTTGAAAATGCCTGTGGTGATTACAAAGAGATGGCAGGCAGGCAGGCGCGGTATTTCTGTCGACCAGACCTTTCAACAGGAGGATATCGTTTTCAGAAGCGATGTGGTTTTGCTTAAAAGAGTGCTGGGGAACCTCCTGAAAAATGCCATAGAAGCCAGCAAATCAGGAGACCGTATTACAGCAGGGTGTACCACTGATCCGAATCATATCACATTCTGCATCAACAATCCAATAGTAATGTCAGAAGAAATCCGGTACCAGGTATTCAATCGTTCTTTTTCAACTAAAGGAACCGGAAGAGGAATCGGAACATACAGCATCAAATTGTTTTCTGAAGATTACTTAAACGGAAAGGTGTATTTTACCTCAGAAGAACCGGGAGGAACTACTTTTTATGTAAAACTTCCGCGCAATATTTAAATCTGTACCAGCCCCTTCATCATCTCACAGGCCAGTTTCGCGTTCTTTTCCACGAAGTCGATTCCGACCTTTTCTCCATTTACCAGGGGAAGCGGGTGACACAGCTCATAACTGTAGTAGCCTTCATACCCGATCTCCTTCATGTTTTTAACAAACTCGGGCAGGTATTTTTCCGCTTTCTGCTCCGCCGCTTTATCGCCGTGATCACTGTGATCCTGGGTATCCACGATCCTTCCGTCTGCATCTCTGTCGAACTCACCTCCGAAATGGGTCAACATCTGTATACCCTTTACTGCCTGTGCGGCTTCCCTGATATTTTCAGGGGTCTTCTCCTCCATGATGGGAGCATCCAGGCATGCTTTTAAAGCAGGGGAATCAACCTCTTCAATCATCCGCATCATATCCCTCCAGTCGTTGATCACCGGTTTGTGATTCTGAAGGGCCAGGGTGAGGCCGAAATCTTCGGCATACCTGGCACTCTCAATTAATCCATCCCTGCACCATTCCCAGATCTGCTCAGGTTCAAACTGGTAATGTGCATGCTGCCAGCTCTCCCTGGCAATATCGTATCTCCCGCCGCTGGGATGCAGGGTAACACCCGGCCAGCCCAGGAAGACCCTGAGGGGAATCACCCCCAGATCAGAGCTCATCCGCATCAGTTCCCGGAGATACACGATCTGACACTCCCGGTACTCCGGAACGGGACTGCTGAAATCATTGTTGGCCGAAACCGCGTAGATGTCCAATCCCAGATCGGCCGCTTTAGACTTCAGTTCCTTGCAACGGGCCGTGGGCATATCCAGGGGATTCCCATGGGGCCTCTTCCCGTCGATCTCAATTCCGTCATACCCAAACGTTTTGGCTTTGACCATCATTTCATCCAGGGTAAGCGCGTCGCCCTTGTACCAGACCCCCAGGAAGGTGATGCTGTAAAGGCCCACTTTATTGACCGCTTTCTTCCGGCTCTCGCCGGCCATCATCTGCATGGCCGGAGAAGATAAACCAATGGCAGCTGTGCTGACCGCCGTTTTCTGTAAAAATTCACGTCTTTTCATGTGACTGGAAGTGTTCATTTTATTGGTAGTTTAGGTGTTTATGTATTATACAATTGTTTCTGTTTCCGCATCCCATCTTACTTTTCTCCCTTCCAGGAATGACCGGGTAGCCATCCGGGCAGTAACAGCCGCTTCAAACCCCCTGTCGATGTTGCAGCTTGTGGCCCCTCCGTCCCGGATACCCTTCAACCATTCTGCGAGATGAAGCCGGGTGGTGTTCACCTGTTTTCCCTCCCGGTAGGTACTTACCAGTCCCCTGTCCGCATAGTATTTGGAGGTCGCTGAGGACACTGCATCCACGTTTTGCTCAGCACTCATGTAGTTAACGAAAGGCGCCGCCGGATCAATAATTCCTGCTTCTATCCGGCTCTTATACTTGACGGACCTCTTGTCTGCCCAGACAGAGAGTATTCTCCCAAGCTCCAGGCTTGCGTCCCGGCCCATAAAGAGGGTCCCCCTGGGAATTCCACTGGACAGGGTCCCGCTGTAAAGCAGAGACAGGGCCCTGCCGGGAAACTCAAAGCTTGCCTGGAACACATCCGGCACCTCCCTTCCATTCCTGTGGTAATAAAGTCCTCCAGAGGCGATGGCAGATTCGGGGATACCCAGATCCATGATGGAATTGACTGCATCATATTCATTGGTCAGGAGCTCGCCCGACATACCGTTCCCGTAAGCCCAGTAATTCCTCCACCCGTAATACCTGTGGATGCTGAAGGCCTGTTTATCGGTGGCAGGACCCTGAAACAAGTCCCAGTCAACGGAGCCGGCACTTGCCGGTTCACCTTCACTGATGTTCCATTCCTCCAGCGGACTGTTCAGGTTGGTAGTGGTCTCCACCAGGCTAATCTTTCCCAAAGTATCCTTGTGAATCAATTCCCTGGCTTTCACGTTAAGATCACGTTGCCGGCCCTGGTGCCCCAGTTGAAATACCACACCACTTTTCCTGACCGCATCCCTCAAGGCTTTGGACTCCTCCAGGGTCCGGGCCATGACGGTCTCCAGGTAGATATGCAAGCCTCTGCCGGCGGCCTCGATGGCCATGGGGGCATGCCAGTGGTCGGGGGTGGCAATGATTACCGCATCCAGATCCTCGATATTCATCATATCCAGGTAGTTTTTATAGCCTCTGGCCCCGGATCCCACCGCTTGCAGTCCCCGCTTCAGGCGAAGGTCAAAAACATCACATACAGCCCGGAATTCAATATTCAGATCCCCGGGCTCCATCGCCCTGATTAACTCTTCTGCCCTTTTTCCATACCCGATAACTCCAAGACGGATGGGAGGGATTCTCGCTGCCCCCTGTTTTTGCATCTGGCTGCTGCCTTTTTCAGAAAGCACTCCACGGGCTCCCAAAAGCGGCACAGAAGCCACGCCGGTGAGAAATTCACGCCGTTTAATAAATCTGCTTTTTTGTACCCCCATGAGGCAGAGGAATTGACGAATACAACTCCAATAAAGATAGTCAATAATTTTATTGTGTCCCTATTTTTGTAAGGACCTGATCCTCTGAATTAAAGGTGGATGAGAATAGTGAAAGAACACATATGCCGGGTGGGGAGCGAGATTGCTCAGGTTATTTTTTGAAAGCTTCTTAAGTGAAGAAATCAGCCTGTCTGCTACATAATTCTCCTTCACATACTGATCTGCCTGGAACTCAAAACGCCTCGATAAGGCATTGGTGCCCAGTCCTGTAAGCATAGATATGGGAGAGTATAGCACTCCGAAGGCCAGCAATCCCAGATGAAACGAAGCCTCTGCCCCTCCCAGGGCCACTGCAAAACTGTCCACACCCACAAAGAGAGAAAAGAGGTAGAACATAAGGGCCGTTTGCAAGGTACCCAGGACCATTCCGCCGGCCGAATGTTTCTTCTTGTAATGACCCACTTCATGTGCCAGTACGGCCACAATTTCCTCCTCCTCCAGATTCTCCACCAGGGTATCATAAAGGACGATCCGTTTCCGGGGCCCCAGCCCGCTGAAATAGGCATTGGCCTTGCTGGAACGTTTGGAACCATCGATCACAAATATGTGGTCCACCCTGAATCCGGCTTCAATGATAAATTCCTCTATTTTACTCTTCAGAGACCCCTCTTCCAGTGGGATTTGTTTATTGAACAAAGGAACGATCAGGGTGGAATAGAACATATTCAGAAAAACCGAGACCAGGCTTATCAGGCCAAGGGCAATCAGCCAGAACCATTTGCCTGTGAGCATATAGATCCAGGTGACCAGGGCCAGCAGCCCCCCTCCCACAATGGCACCAATCAGCCAGCCTTTAAGTTTATCCAGGATATAAGTCCGGACCGTGGTTCGGTTAAATCCATACTTTTCTTCCAGTACAAAGGTATTATAGAGATCGAAGGGGGTGTTCAGCAAATCCCCGAGCAGGGCAAATGACCCAAAAAAGATAAGTACGTGCACTACATAGTGACTGCTTAAGCCTTCAATCAGGCGATCATACCAGCCAAATGCACCGAAGAAGAAGAGGAGCAACATCCCCACAAAGCTCAAGGAACTGCTAACAAAAGAGAAACGGGTATTATCCCGTTTATACAACTGGCTCCTTTTATACTCCTCAGCATCGAAGACCCCGGCCACTTCATCCGGCAAAACCGGAAGTGTGTGATCCAGGTTCAGCTTGTCAAGAATCCTCTCCAGCACATAAGCAAAGATCAAAACTGCTATGATCAGGACAAATACCGTATTA
This window of the Bacteroidales bacterium genome carries:
- a CDS encoding competence/damage-inducible protein A; amino-acid sequence: MKSVLITIGDEILIGQVADTNAVWISQQLNTLGVQVGEMVTVSDEAGQITETLDRFMGRYDLLIMTGGLGPTRDDITKQTLAAYFNSKLVSHPEVLEKITTFFRERGRSMIESNLRQADVPEVCRVLMNNHGTAPGMWFEKDGSILISLPGVPYEMKGLMEDHVIPEIRRMNQVPHVVHRTIMTQGVPESYLADMLRNWENALPACVKLAYLPRPGIVRLRLTVIDKCAEDSKQILDVIIGKLLEIIPEHIFGFDDISLEESLGILLRERGLTLATAESCTGGNIARLITAVPGSSDYFTGSVIAYQNRIKTEVLGVDPLLIKEKGAVSGEVVEQMACGAREALGTDTAIATSGIAGPGGGSDEKPVGTTWLCVQYGVKSYTGEFRFGGSRERIIDQASSTALQLLRRLILDNLKASR
- a CDS encoding sugar phosphate isomerase/epimerase — protein: MKRREFLQKTAVSTAAIGLSSPAMQMMAGESRKKAVNKVGLYSITFLGVWYKGDALTLDEMMVKAKTFGYDGIEIDGKRPHGNPLDMPTARCKELKSKAADLGLDIYAVSANNDFSSPVPEYRECQIVYLRELMRMSSDLGVIPLRVFLGWPGVTLHPSGGRYDIARESWQHAHYQFEPEQIWEWCRDGLIESARYAEDFGLTLALQNHKPVINDWRDMMRMIEEVDSPALKACLDAPIMEEKTPENIREAAQAVKGIQMLTHFGGEFDRDADGRIVDTQDHSDHGDKAAEQKAEKYLPEFVKNMKEIGYEGYYSYELCHPLPLVNGEKVGIDFVEKNAKLACEMMKGLVQI
- a CDS encoding Gfo/Idh/MocA family oxidoreductase, translating into MGVQKSRFIKRREFLTGVASVPLLGARGVLSEKGSSQMQKQGAARIPPIRLGVIGYGKRAEELIRAMEPGDLNIEFRAVCDVFDLRLKRGLQAVGSGARGYKNYLDMMNIEDLDAVIIATPDHWHAPMAIEAAGRGLHIYLETVMARTLEESKALRDAVRKSGVVFQLGHQGRQRDLNVKARELIHKDTLGKISLVETTTNLNSPLEEWNISEGEPASAGSVDWDLFQGPATDKQAFSIHRYYGWRNYWAYGNGMSGELLTNEYDAVNSIMDLGIPESAIASGGLYYHRNGREVPDVFQASFEFPGRALSLLYSGTLSSGIPRGTLFMGRDASLELGRILSVWADKRSVKYKSRIEAGIIDPAAPFVNYMSAEQNVDAVSSATSKYYADRGLVSTYREGKQVNTTRLHLAEWLKGIRDGGATSCNIDRGFEAAVTARMATRSFLEGRKVRWDAETETIV
- a CDS encoding M48 family metallopeptidase; translated protein: MYNTVFVLIIAVLIFAYVLERILDKLNLDHTLPVLPDEVAGVFDAEEYKRSQLYKRDNTRFSFVSSSLSFVGMLLLFFFGAFGWYDRLIEGLSSHYVVHVLIFFGSFALLGDLLNTPFDLYNTFVLEEKYGFNRTTVRTYILDKLKGWLIGAIVGGGLLALVTWIYMLTGKWFWLIALGLISLVSVFLNMFYSTLIVPLFNKQIPLEEGSLKSKIEEFIIEAGFRVDHIFVIDGSKRSSKANAYFSGLGPRKRIVLYDTLVENLEEEEIVAVLAHEVGHYKKKHSAGGMVLGTLQTALMFYLFSLFVGVDSFAVALGGAEASFHLGLLAFGVLYSPISMLTGLGTNALSRRFEFQADQYVKENYVADRLISSLKKLSKNNLSNLAPHPAYVFFHYSHPPLIQRIRSLQK